A portion of the Micromonospora vinacea genome contains these proteins:
- the clpS gene encoding ATP-dependent Clp protease adapter ClpS produces the protein MAAPQVVPVETPDTDEVPASDRQWVTIVWDDPVNLMTYVTWVFQKLFGYSRERAEQLMLDVHHKGRAVVSTGARERMEHDASQLHAYGLWATVDRS, from the coding sequence AGGTTGTACCGGTCGAGACGCCGGACACTGACGAGGTGCCGGCGTCCGACCGGCAGTGGGTGACGATCGTGTGGGACGACCCGGTCAATCTGATGACGTACGTGACCTGGGTCTTCCAGAAGCTTTTCGGCTACAGCCGGGAGAGGGCCGAACAGCTGATGCTGGACGTGCACCACAAGGGTCGCGCCGTGGTCTCCACCGGTGCCCGCGAGCGGATGGAGCACGACGCGTCGCAGCTGCACGCGTACGGGCTGTGGGCGACGGTGGACAGATCATGA
- a CDS encoding DUF2017 domain-containing protein: MSMFHRQAGRYVAVFAVDEVRVLRKVASEVVGLLTDGFDHTDPVVGRLFPAVYPQDAPGTAEFRRYTEGDLKTAKIDQAGAILAALPDDAGGEVRLDAEAAEAWLRALNDARLAMGVRLEIKDGTDLGEELDDAVAEDPGSSRVFQLSVYAYLGYLQESLLNALID, translated from the coding sequence ATGAGCATGTTCCATCGCCAGGCGGGTCGCTACGTCGCCGTCTTCGCCGTTGACGAGGTGCGGGTGCTGCGCAAGGTCGCCTCCGAGGTGGTGGGTCTGCTCACCGATGGCTTCGACCACACCGACCCGGTCGTCGGTCGGCTCTTTCCGGCGGTCTACCCGCAGGACGCTCCGGGCACCGCCGAGTTCCGCCGCTACACCGAGGGTGACCTGAAGACCGCGAAGATCGATCAGGCGGGGGCGATCCTGGCCGCGTTGCCGGACGACGCCGGTGGCGAGGTGCGGTTGGACGCCGAGGCCGCCGAGGCGTGGTTGCGGGCGCTCAACGACGCCCGGCTCGCGATGGGCGTCCGCCTGGAGATCAAGGACGGCACGGATCTGGGCGAGGAGCTGGACGACGCGGTCGCCGAGGACCCGGGTTCCAGCCGGGTGTTCCAGCTTTCGGTCTACGCCTATCTCGGGTATCTACAGGAGTCGCTGCTCAACGCCTTGATCGACTAG
- a CDS encoding Mov34/MPN/PAD-1 family protein: MLSIDRSIIDAIVAHARRDHPDEACGVVAGPVGSDTPTRHIPMDNAARSMTFYEFDSMEHLRVWREMDDRDEEPIVIYHSHTATEAYPSRTDVSFAGEPGAHYLLVSTREPDSEEIRSFRIVDGVVTEEPVQVVEAGVDPHAVQSYMFGQSPATVDYECSGR, translated from the coding sequence GTGCTGAGCATCGACCGGTCGATCATCGACGCGATCGTCGCCCACGCGCGCCGGGATCACCCCGACGAGGCGTGCGGCGTGGTCGCCGGTCCCGTCGGCAGCGACACCCCGACCCGGCACATCCCGATGGACAATGCCGCGCGGTCGATGACCTTCTACGAGTTCGACTCGATGGAGCACCTGCGCGTGTGGCGGGAGATGGACGACCGGGACGAGGAGCCCATCGTCATCTACCACTCGCACACCGCCACCGAGGCGTACCCGTCGCGGACGGATGTCTCCTTCGCCGGTGAGCCGGGGGCGCACTACCTGCTCGTCTCGACCCGTGAGCCCGACTCGGAGGAGATCCGGTCGTTCCGGATCGTCGACGGCGTGGTCACCGAGGAGCCGGTCCAGGTCGTGGAGGCCGGCGTCGACCCGCACGCCGTCCAGTCCTACATGTTCGGGCAGAGCCCGGCGACTGTCGATTACGAGTGTTCCGGCCGCTGA
- a CDS encoding MoaD/ThiS family protein → MAIEVRIPTILRSYTGGAKVVDGTGDTLADLLTDLDSRHGGLRGRLITDAGTLHRFVNVYVNDEDVRFLGALDAKLSDGDSVTILPAVAGGAFGFAAAAAISSHSAAAAAISSHSAAAVARDAVAAR, encoded by the coding sequence ATGGCCATTGAGGTTCGCATCCCCACCATCCTGCGCAGCTACACCGGCGGCGCCAAGGTCGTCGACGGCACCGGCGACACGCTCGCCGATCTGCTCACCGACCTGGATTCCCGGCACGGCGGTCTGCGCGGCCGGCTGATCACCGACGCGGGCACGCTGCACCGCTTCGTCAACGTCTACGTCAACGACGAGGATGTCCGCTTCCTCGGCGCGCTGGACGCGAAGCTCTCCGACGGCGACAGCGTCACCATCCTGCCGGCTGTGGCCGGCGGCGCGTTCGGCTTCGCCGCCGCCGCGGCGATCAGCTCGCACAGCGCCGCCGCAGCGGCGATCAGTTCGCACAGCGCCGCCGCGGTGGCCCGCGACGCCGTCGCGGCTCGCTGA
- a CDS encoding PLP-dependent cysteine synthase family protein — MARYDSLLDACGGTPLVGLPRLSPTVPDGAPPVRLWAKLEDRNPTGSIKDRAALFMVRAAEEAGRLRAGDTILEPTSGNTGISLAMVAKLRGYRLVCVMPENVSTERIQLLRMYGAEIIFSPAAGGSNQAVATAKQIAAEHPDWVMLYQYGNEANARAHYETTGPELLHDLPSITHFVAGLGTTGTLMGTGRYLREKVEGIQVVAAEPRYGELVYGLRNIDEGYVPELYDASVLSRRFSVGTRDAVLRTRQLVEVEGIFAGFSTGAILHAALAVAHEAVRDGRRADVAFVVCDGGWKYLSTGAYGGTLADAEDALEGQLWA; from the coding sequence ATGGCGCGGTACGACAGCCTGCTCGACGCCTGCGGGGGTACGCCGCTGGTCGGCCTGCCCCGGCTCTCCCCGACGGTGCCCGACGGGGCTCCTCCGGTGCGGCTCTGGGCCAAGCTGGAGGACCGCAACCCGACCGGCAGCATCAAGGACCGCGCGGCGCTGTTCATGGTCCGGGCTGCGGAGGAGGCTGGCCGGCTCCGCGCGGGTGACACCATCCTCGAACCGACGAGTGGCAACACCGGCATCTCGTTGGCGATGGTGGCCAAGCTGCGCGGCTACCGGCTGGTCTGCGTGATGCCGGAGAACGTCTCCACCGAGCGGATCCAGCTGCTCCGGATGTACGGGGCCGAGATCATCTTCTCGCCGGCGGCGGGCGGTTCCAACCAGGCGGTCGCCACCGCCAAGCAGATCGCCGCCGAGCACCCCGACTGGGTGATGCTCTACCAGTACGGCAACGAGGCGAACGCGCGGGCGCACTACGAGACGACCGGGCCGGAGCTGCTGCACGACCTGCCCAGCATCACGCACTTCGTGGCCGGGCTGGGCACCACCGGCACCCTGATGGGCACCGGGCGTTACCTGCGGGAAAAGGTCGAGGGCATTCAGGTGGTGGCCGCCGAGCCGCGCTACGGCGAGTTGGTCTACGGCCTGCGCAACATCGACGAGGGGTACGTTCCGGAGCTCTACGACGCCTCGGTGCTCTCCCGGCGGTTCTCGGTCGGCACCCGGGACGCGGTGTTGCGTACCCGTCAGCTGGTGGAGGTGGAGGGCATCTTCGCCGGGTTCTCCACCGGTGCCATCCTGCATGCCGCGCTGGCGGTGGCGCACGAGGCGGTGCGCGACGGCCGGCGGGCCGATGTGGCGTTCGTGGTCTGCGACGGCGGTTGGAAGTACCTGTCCACCGGCGCGTACGGCGGCACGCTCGCCGATGCCGAGGACGCCCTGGAGGGGCAGCTCTGGGCGTGA
- a CDS encoding MBL fold metallo-hydrolase, with amino-acid sequence MRLTVLGSAGSFPGPESPCSAYLVEADGFRLLVDFGSGSLSSLQRYAGLHAPDAILLTHLHCDHMFDAVLYVVVRRWAPDGPYPALPVYAPAGAPDRLSAAYGEDSSVEDVYQFYALQPGTFPIGPFSVTVDRVNHPVETYGVRLEHDGRSLCYSSDTAPCEALLRLAQNADVFLCEASYLDGVDNPPDLHLTGREAGEAATKAAVGRLLLTHLVPAWGSEAHTLESAASAYTGPLEVVRPGASYDV; translated from the coding sequence ATGCGACTGACCGTTCTGGGAAGCGCCGGCAGTTTTCCTGGCCCCGAATCCCCCTGCTCGGCCTATCTCGTCGAGGCCGACGGCTTCCGGCTCCTGGTCGACTTCGGCTCGGGGTCGCTGTCCAGCCTTCAGCGGTACGCGGGGTTGCACGCCCCGGATGCGATCCTGCTGACCCACCTGCACTGCGACCACATGTTCGACGCCGTGCTGTACGTGGTGGTGCGCCGGTGGGCCCCGGACGGCCCCTACCCGGCGCTGCCGGTGTACGCGCCCGCCGGTGCGCCGGACCGGCTCAGCGCCGCGTACGGCGAGGACAGTTCGGTGGAGGACGTGTACCAGTTCTACGCGCTTCAGCCGGGCACCTTCCCGATCGGCCCGTTCAGCGTCACCGTCGACCGGGTCAACCACCCCGTCGAGACGTACGGCGTGCGACTGGAGCACGACGGCCGTTCGCTGTGCTACTCGTCGGACACCGCGCCCTGTGAGGCGCTGCTGCGGCTGGCCCAGAACGCCGACGTGTTCCTCTGCGAGGCCAGTTACCTCGACGGCGTGGACAATCCGCCGGATCTGCACCTGACCGGTCGGGAGGCCGGTGAGGCGGCGACCAAGGCCGCTGTCGGCCGGCTGTTGCTCACCCACCTGGTGCCCGCCTGGGGCAGCGAGGCCCACACGCTGGAGTCGGCCGCCTCCGCGTACACCGGGCCGCTCGAGGTGGTCCGGCCCGGCGCCAGCTACGACGTCTGA
- a CDS encoding glycosyltransferase family 4 protein, giving the protein MRIAIVTESFPPDVNGVAHSVVRTAEHLLDRGHEPVVIAPAPPGGRQGVDRLPYPVVRIPSVPLPRYQGFRLGVPTNARLTGALLSAEPDVVHLASPFVLGARAATLASRNRLPTVAVYQTDVAAYARAYRVSWGEAAAWRRIREIHNSAQRTLAPSTRAAADLIANGVQRIWLWRRGVDAVRFDPAKRCAALRDQLAPGGELLVGYVGRLAPEKRVELLAATSRLPGVRVVVAGDGPTRRQLARELPGVTFLGVQQGEDLARLYASLDLFVHTGPHETFGQTIQEALASGVPVVAPASGGPVDLVDQGVTGLLVAPNDGDALAAAVAELTGDADRRRAYGLAARVAVSRRSWAAVGDELIGHYHAVRAVAATAGLPAAS; this is encoded by the coding sequence ATGCGGATCGCCATCGTGACCGAGTCGTTCCCACCGGATGTGAACGGCGTCGCGCACTCCGTGGTGCGGACGGCGGAGCACCTGCTCGACCGGGGCCATGAGCCGGTGGTCATCGCGCCCGCCCCGCCCGGTGGCCGGCAGGGCGTGGACCGGCTGCCGTACCCGGTGGTGCGCATCCCGAGCGTGCCGCTGCCCCGCTACCAGGGCTTCCGGCTGGGTGTGCCGACCAACGCCCGACTGACCGGGGCGCTGCTCTCGGCCGAGCCGGACGTGGTGCACCTGGCCAGTCCGTTCGTCCTGGGCGCCCGGGCGGCCACGCTGGCCAGCCGGAACCGGCTGCCCACGGTGGCCGTGTACCAGACCGATGTGGCGGCGTACGCCCGGGCGTACCGGGTGAGTTGGGGCGAGGCGGCGGCCTGGCGGCGGATCCGCGAGATCCACAATTCGGCGCAGCGCACCCTCGCCCCCTCCACCCGGGCCGCCGCCGACCTGATCGCCAACGGGGTGCAGCGGATCTGGCTGTGGCGGCGCGGCGTGGACGCCGTTCGCTTCGATCCGGCCAAGCGGTGCGCGGCGTTGCGGGACCAGCTGGCGCCCGGCGGTGAGCTGCTGGTCGGCTACGTCGGGCGGCTCGCCCCGGAGAAGCGGGTGGAGTTGCTGGCGGCGACGTCGCGACTGCCCGGGGTGCGGGTGGTGGTGGCCGGAGACGGCCCGACCCGCCGCCAGTTGGCCCGCGAACTGCCCGGGGTGACCTTCCTGGGCGTGCAACAGGGCGAGGATCTGGCGCGGCTCTACGCCAGCCTGGACCTGTTCGTGCACACCGGACCGCACGAGACCTTCGGCCAGACCATCCAGGAGGCGCTGGCCTCCGGGGTGCCGGTGGTGGCCCCGGCCAGCGGCGGCCCGGTCGACCTGGTCGACCAGGGCGTGACCGGACTGCTGGTGGCACCGAACGACGGCGACGCGCTCGCCGCGGCGGTGGCCGAGCTGACCGGTGACGCCGATCGGCGGCGGGCCTACGGGCTGGCCGCCCGGGTCGCGGTCAGTCGCCGCAGCTGGGCGGCGGTCGGCGACGAGCTGATCGGGCACTACCACGCGGTACGCGCCGTCGCCGCCACCGCCGGCCTGCCGGCCGCCTCGTGA
- a CDS encoding glycosyltransferase: MTGAAGGLRIARLANFVTERSGGLRTALRHLGAGYRAAGHDPVLVIPGQRAADETYPWGRVVTVPGPRLPGSGGYRLLAGRRRLARLLSDLAPDRLEVSDRSSLRWTGRWARAHGVPSVMVSHESLTGLLGQWGVPDPLRRPTADRLNRATSRAYDRIVCTTRWAAEEFDRIGAGNVDLVPLGVDLDTFAPQRADPRVRERYADATELLLVHCARLSPEKRPELAVQTLAELRRAGVPAVLVMAGDGPLRGALARRAAGLPVTFTGFLPDRAAVAALLASADVVLAPGPVETFGLAGLEALACGTPVVVNAASALPEVVGEAGLAAYGSGVSMAAAVSRLAARPEAQRRRAARARAEEFGWPAAVAGFLGVHGADAGRGTPAEVDRRTA; this comes from the coding sequence GTGACCGGGGCCGCCGGAGGGCTGCGGATCGCGCGGCTCGCCAACTTCGTCACGGAACGCTCCGGCGGCCTGCGTACCGCGCTGCGGCACCTCGGTGCCGGTTACCGGGCGGCCGGGCACGATCCGGTGCTGGTGATACCCGGTCAGCGGGCCGCCGACGAGACGTACCCGTGGGGGCGGGTGGTCACAGTGCCCGGACCGCGGCTGCCGGGCAGCGGTGGCTACCGGCTGCTCGCCGGCCGACGCCGGTTGGCCCGGCTCCTCAGCGACCTGGCACCGGACCGGTTGGAGGTCTCCGACCGGTCGTCGCTGCGCTGGACCGGCCGGTGGGCGCGGGCGCACGGGGTGCCGTCGGTGATGGTGTCGCACGAGTCGCTGACCGGGCTGCTCGGCCAGTGGGGTGTGCCGGACCCGCTGCGCCGCCCGACCGCCGACCGGCTGAACCGGGCGACCAGCCGGGCGTACGACCGGATCGTCTGCACGACCCGGTGGGCTGCCGAGGAGTTCGACCGGATCGGCGCCGGCAACGTGGACCTGGTGCCTCTCGGGGTGGACCTGGACACCTTCGCCCCGCAGCGGGCCGACCCACGGGTGCGCGAGCGGTACGCCGACGCCACCGAGTTGCTGCTGGTGCACTGCGCCCGGCTGTCCCCGGAGAAGCGACCCGAGTTGGCGGTGCAGACCCTCGCCGAACTGCGCCGGGCGGGCGTACCGGCGGTGCTGGTGATGGCCGGTGACGGCCCGTTGCGCGGCGCCCTGGCCCGACGGGCTGCGGGGCTGCCGGTCACGTTCACCGGTTTCCTGCCGGACCGCGCCGCGGTGGCCGCGTTGCTGGCCAGCGCGGACGTGGTGCTGGCACCGGGCCCGGTGGAGACCTTCGGCCTCGCCGGCCTGGAGGCGCTGGCCTGCGGCACTCCGGTGGTGGTCAACGCGGCCAGCGCGCTGCCCGAGGTGGTCGGCGAGGCCGGGCTGGCGGCGTACGGCTCGGGGGTGTCGATGGCGGCGGCGGTGAGCCGCCTGGCGGCCCGCCCGGAGGCGCAGCGGCGGCGGGCCGCGCGGGCGCGGGCCGAGGAGTTCGGCTGGCCGGCGGCGGTCGCCGGGTTCCTCGGTGTGCACGGCGCGGACGCTGGTCGGGGCACCCCGGCGGAGGTGGATCGCCGCACCGCATAG
- the rph gene encoding ribonuclease PH: MVRPDGRGPSQLRPVTLTRGWSTHPEGSVLVEFGGTRVLCTASVTEGVPRWRKGSGLGWVTAEYAMLPRATNTRSDRESVKGRVGGRTHEISRLIGRSLRASIDLKALGENSIVLDCDVLQADGGTRTAAITGAYVALHDAVGWLAARKSLAGKPEKVMHRSVSAVSVGIIAGEARLDLCYEEDVAAEVDMNVVCTGEGDFVEVQGTGEAGVFARDQLDALLDLAVAGCAELAEAQRKALA, encoded by the coding sequence ATGGTGCGACCTGACGGGCGAGGGCCCTCTCAACTTCGACCGGTGACCCTGACCCGTGGCTGGAGCACCCATCCGGAGGGCTCGGTGCTCGTCGAGTTCGGCGGCACGCGGGTGCTCTGCACGGCGAGCGTCACCGAGGGGGTGCCCCGCTGGCGCAAGGGCTCCGGGCTCGGCTGGGTGACCGCCGAGTACGCGATGCTGCCGCGGGCCACCAACACCCGCTCCGACCGGGAGAGCGTCAAGGGTCGGGTCGGTGGCCGTACCCACGAGATCTCCCGGCTGATCGGCCGCAGCCTGCGGGCCAGCATCGACCTCAAGGCGCTCGGCGAGAACTCGATAGTGCTCGACTGCGACGTGCTCCAGGCCGACGGCGGCACCCGCACGGCCGCGATCACCGGCGCGTACGTCGCGTTGCACGACGCGGTGGGCTGGCTCGCCGCCCGGAAGTCGTTGGCCGGCAAGCCGGAGAAGGTGATGCACCGCTCGGTGTCCGCGGTCAGCGTGGGGATCATCGCCGGGGAGGCCCGGCTCGACCTCTGCTACGAGGAGGACGTCGCCGCCGAGGTGGACATGAACGTGGTGTGCACCGGGGAGGGAGACTTCGTCGAGGTGCAGGGCACCGGCGAGGCGGGCGTGTTCGCCCGCGACCAGCTCGACGCCCTGCTCGACCTGGCCGTCGCCGGCTGCGCCGAGTTGGCCGAAGCCCAGCGGAAGGCTCTCGCGTGA
- the rdgB gene encoding RdgB/HAM1 family non-canonical purine NTP pyrophosphatase, translating into MNKVLLATRNRKKLVELQRILDGALGAHRIALLGLDDVEQYAELPETGLTFGENALIKAREGCRQSGLPTIADDSGLAVDALNGMPGVFSARWSGRHGDDRANLQLVLDQIADVPDEQRAASFVCTVALVLPGGKEHLVDGRQSGRVLRAPRGDGGFGYDPIFLGDGQDRTNAELTPAEKDAISHRGKALRELAKLVAKVLPPAA; encoded by the coding sequence ATGAACAAGGTCCTACTCGCCACCCGTAACCGCAAGAAGCTGGTCGAGCTGCAGCGGATCCTGGACGGCGCCCTCGGCGCGCACCGGATCGCCCTGCTCGGCCTGGACGACGTCGAGCAGTACGCGGAGCTGCCGGAGACCGGCCTGACCTTCGGCGAGAACGCGCTGATCAAGGCGCGGGAGGGTTGCCGGCAGAGCGGGCTGCCCACCATCGCCGACGACTCGGGGCTCGCGGTGGACGCGCTCAACGGGATGCCGGGGGTGTTCAGCGCCCGCTGGTCCGGCCGGCACGGCGACGACCGGGCCAACCTTCAGCTGGTGCTGGACCAGATCGCCGACGTGCCGGACGAGCAGCGGGCCGCCTCGTTCGTCTGCACTGTGGCGTTGGTGCTGCCCGGCGGCAAGGAGCACCTCGTCGACGGCCGGCAGTCCGGGCGGGTGCTGCGCGCGCCGCGCGGCGACGGCGGGTTCGGCTACGACCCGATCTTCCTGGGCGACGGACAGGACCGGACCAACGCCGAGCTGACCCCGGCGGAGAAGGACGCCATCAGCCACCGGGGCAAGGCGCTGCGCGAGCTGGCCAAGCTTGTCGCGAAGGTTCTGCCGCCCGCCGCCTGA
- the hutH gene encoding histidine ammonia-lyase: MTNVTIQPTGITADDVLAVARGTATVVLAPATIDAMATSRAIVDGIESSGRPVYGVSTGFGALANTFIAPDRRAELQHALIRSHAAGVGAPMPREVVRAMMLLRVRSLALGCSGVRPLVAEALVDLLNHDITPWVPEHGSLGASGDLAPLAHCALVLLGEGWVLGPAGERQDAADALTAAGLKPIELAAKEGLALINGTDGMLGMLLLAIHDSAHLFAMADVTAALAIEAMLGSERPFLPELHAIRPHPGQAASAANIHLLLQDSRVMDSHRDDLAHAVQDAYSMRCAPQVAGAARDTLDFVRTVAARELVSVVDNPVVLPDGRVESTGNFHGAPLGFAADFLAIAAAEVGAIAERRVDRLLDVTRSRELPAFLSPDAGVNSGLMIAQYTAAGIVAENRRLAAPASVDSLPTSGMQEDHVSMGWAAAKKLRTVLDNLTSLLAVELLAGVRGLQLRAPLEPSPAGRAAVAALGAAAGEPGPDVFLAPVMEAARAVVAGPELRAAIEREVGPLG; this comes from the coding sequence ATGACGAACGTGACCATCCAGCCCACCGGGATCACCGCCGACGACGTGCTCGCGGTGGCCCGCGGAACCGCCACGGTCGTCCTCGCCCCGGCCACCATCGACGCGATGGCGACCAGCCGGGCCATCGTGGACGGCATCGAGTCGTCGGGCCGTCCCGTCTACGGGGTCTCCACCGGGTTCGGCGCGTTGGCCAACACCTTCATCGCCCCGGACCGGCGGGCCGAGCTGCAACACGCGCTGATCCGTTCGCACGCCGCCGGGGTGGGCGCCCCGATGCCGCGCGAGGTGGTCCGGGCCATGATGCTGCTGCGGGTCCGGTCCCTCGCCCTGGGCTGTTCCGGGGTCCGGCCGCTGGTCGCGGAGGCCCTGGTCGACCTGCTCAACCACGACATCACCCCGTGGGTGCCGGAGCATGGCTCGCTGGGCGCCTCCGGCGACCTGGCGCCGCTGGCGCACTGCGCGCTGGTGCTGCTGGGTGAGGGTTGGGTGCTCGGCCCGGCCGGTGAGCGGCAGGACGCGGCCGACGCGCTGACCGCCGCCGGGCTCAAGCCGATCGAGCTGGCCGCCAAGGAGGGGCTGGCGCTGATCAACGGCACCGACGGCATGCTCGGCATGCTGCTGCTGGCCATCCACGATTCGGCGCACCTGTTCGCCATGGCCGACGTGACGGCGGCGCTGGCCATCGAGGCGATGCTCGGCTCGGAGCGGCCGTTCCTGCCCGAGCTGCACGCGATCCGCCCGCACCCCGGTCAGGCGGCGTCGGCGGCGAACATCCACCTGTTGTTGCAGGACTCCCGGGTGATGGACTCGCACCGCGACGACCTGGCGCACGCCGTGCAGGACGCGTACTCGATGCGGTGTGCCCCGCAGGTGGCCGGCGCGGCCCGCGACACACTGGACTTCGTCCGCACCGTCGCGGCCCGGGAGCTGGTGTCCGTTGTGGACAACCCGGTGGTGCTGCCGGACGGCCGGGTCGAGTCGACAGGTAACTTCCACGGCGCGCCGCTCGGCTTCGCCGCGGACTTCCTGGCCATCGCCGCCGCCGAGGTGGGCGCGATCGCCGAGCGGCGGGTGGACCGGCTGCTCGACGTCACCCGCTCCCGGGAGCTGCCGGCGTTCCTCTCCCCCGACGCCGGGGTCAACTCCGGGCTGATGATCGCCCAGTACACGGCGGCCGGGATCGTCGCCGAGAACCGTCGGCTGGCCGCCCCCGCCTCGGTGGACTCGCTGCCCACCAGCGGCATGCAGGAGGACCACGTCTCGATGGGCTGGGCGGCGGCCAAGAAGCTGCGGACCGTGCTGGACAACCTGACCAGCCTGCTCGCTGTGGAGCTGCTCGCCGGCGTACGCGGCTTGCAGTTGCGCGCCCCGCTGGAGCCGTCCCCGGCCGGCCGGGCGGCCGTCGCCGCACTCGGTGCGGCAGCCGGCGAGCCCGGCCCGGACGTGTTCCTCGCCCCGGTGATGGAGGCAGCCCGTGCCGTGGTCGCCGGGCCGGAGTTGCGCGCCGCCATCGAACGGGAGGTCGGCCCGCTGGGCTGA
- the hutI gene encoding imidazolonepropionase, which produces MSSLLVDNIGELVTNGAGEGPLGIRRNAAVLVEEGRVVWVGPSAYAPAADHHVDAGGAAVLPGFVDSHAHLVFAGDRAAEFAARMAGQPYTGGGIRTTVGATRAATDDELRVTVRRLRGEALRQGTTTMEIKSGYGLTVADEARSLRIAAETSTETTFLGAHVVPAEYADRPDDYVGLVCGPMLAAAAPYAKWIDVFCERGAFDVDHARAILACGQAAGLGVRLHANQLGPGPGVQLGVELDAASVDHCTHLSDADVAALADTAHSDGSGTRTVATLLPGAEFSTRSSYPDARRLLDAGVTVALATDCNPGSSYTSSMPFCVALAVREMRMTPAEAVWAATAGGARALRRDDIGVLTPGARADLVVLDAPSHLHLAYRPGVPLIRQVIRNGVPQ; this is translated from the coding sequence ATGAGCAGCCTGCTGGTCGACAACATCGGGGAGCTGGTCACCAACGGTGCCGGCGAGGGCCCGCTCGGCATCCGCCGCAACGCCGCCGTACTGGTCGAGGAGGGCCGGGTGGTGTGGGTCGGGCCGTCCGCGTACGCGCCGGCCGCCGACCACCACGTCGACGCCGGTGGGGCCGCCGTGCTGCCCGGTTTCGTGGACAGCCACGCCCACCTGGTCTTCGCCGGGGACCGGGCCGCCGAGTTCGCCGCTCGGATGGCCGGTCAGCCCTACACCGGCGGAGGCATCCGGACCACTGTCGGCGCTACCCGGGCCGCCACCGACGACGAGCTTCGGGTCACCGTGCGCCGACTGCGCGGGGAGGCGCTGCGCCAGGGCACCACGACCATGGAGATCAAGAGTGGGTACGGCCTGACCGTCGCCGACGAGGCCCGCTCGCTGCGGATCGCCGCCGAGACCAGCACCGAGACCACCTTCCTGGGCGCGCACGTGGTGCCCGCCGAGTACGCCGACCGCCCGGACGACTACGTCGGACTGGTCTGCGGGCCGATGCTGGCCGCCGCCGCTCCGTACGCGAAGTGGATCGACGTGTTCTGCGAGCGGGGCGCCTTCGACGTGGACCACGCCCGCGCCATCCTGGCCTGCGGTCAGGCCGCCGGGCTGGGCGTACGACTGCACGCCAACCAGCTCGGCCCCGGCCCCGGGGTGCAGCTGGGCGTGGAGTTGGACGCGGCCAGCGTCGACCACTGCACCCATTTGAGCGACGCCGACGTGGCCGCACTGGCCGACACGGCCCACAGCGACGGGTCGGGCACCCGCACGGTGGCGACCCTGCTGCCCGGCGCGGAGTTCTCCACCCGCTCGTCGTACCCGGACGCCCGCCGGCTGCTCGACGCCGGGGTCACAGTGGCGCTGGCGACGGACTGCAACCCCGGCTCGTCGTACACCTCGTCGATGCCGTTCTGCGTGGCCCTGGCGGTCCGCGAGATGCGGATGACCCCGGCGGAGGCGGTCTGGGCCGCCACCGCCGGTGGCGCGCGGGCGCTGCGCCGCGACGACATCGGTGTCCTCACCCCCGGCGCGCGGGCCGACCTCGTCGTCCTCGACGCGCCGTCACACCTGCACCTGGCCTACCGGCCCGGTGTCCCCCTGATCCGCCAGGTAATACGCAACGGAGTACCGCAATGA